One Armatimonadota bacterium genomic window carries:
- a CDS encoding protein kinase — protein sequence MSSPPQTLGQYQIIREIARSNDIVYEAYDPLMNRRVAVKELSMPSGSTPQQLEDRINRFRREAQAVGSLNHPNIMTVYSFSEDSGRYFMAMEYLDGVTLRKEIDNSGFLAQDQAIDIISQVLEGLHHAHQEGVVHRDIKPDNIQITTANGVKITDFGIARLTFQPNLTMDGQVFGTPSYMSPEQVVGKEIDQRTDLFSVGVMLYEMLTGNKPFQGDNVIAITHAIVNGSIPPTTQIPSPIYQVITKALEKAPQMRYTNAAEMKVALEDAAQPAQNQHYQNPVAGFDPYSQPPQSLIQPNPYQQANPYQQPDPYALPIQTPYGGVVPSYNPYGQQPMMAPPPVIANTPSYGSYNPYQQPMLGPTPMQQPYNAYYPPPPGPPLISYEAKERMRQFIFAIILFAVIAAILIVAFVTLSSSIKQQQASQGGSPSSSSSGPSIANGGSDNPSATNDAKPPPGRSGAELSANADKALTYIAQSSGHVAAGDAYQQAGDNANAYDEYGKAFNILLANNASRTDLRQVLYKMEEVAAPGSPERDKVDEEMAKLN from the coding sequence ATGAGCAGTCCTCCACAAACGCTTGGTCAGTATCAGATCATCCGCGAAATTGCGCGTTCGAACGACATTGTTTACGAAGCCTACGATCCCCTGATGAATCGCCGCGTAGCGGTGAAGGAGCTGTCCATGCCGTCCGGTTCAACACCGCAACAGTTGGAAGACCGGATCAACCGTTTCCGCCGCGAGGCCCAAGCTGTTGGGAGCCTGAATCATCCCAACATCATGACAGTCTACTCCTTCAGTGAAGATAGCGGAAGATACTTTATGGCGATGGAGTATCTGGACGGAGTCACGCTTCGAAAAGAGATCGACAACTCGGGATTTTTGGCCCAGGACCAGGCCATCGACATCATCTCCCAAGTGCTCGAAGGTCTCCACCACGCGCACCAAGAAGGCGTCGTCCACCGTGACATCAAACCCGACAATATCCAGATCACCACCGCCAACGGCGTCAAAATCACCGACTTCGGCATTGCCCGCCTCACCTTTCAGCCCAACCTCACAATGGACGGCCAAGTGTTCGGCACCCCCAGCTACATGTCGCCGGAGCAAGTCGTCGGCAAAGAGATCGACCAGCGAACCGACCTCTTCAGCGTCGGCGTCATGCTTTACGAAATGCTGACCGGCAACAAGCCGTTCCAAGGCGACAACGTCATCGCCATTACCCACGCCATCGTCAACGGCTCCATTCCGCCCACCACCCAAATCCCCAGCCCCATCTATCAGGTCATCACCAAGGCGCTGGAAAAGGCGCCCCAGATGCGCTACACCAACGCGGCCGAAATGAAAGTAGCGCTCGAAGACGCCGCCCAACCGGCCCAAAACCAGCACTACCAAAACCCCGTCGCGGGCTTCGATCCCTATTCCCAGCCGCCGCAGAGCCTCATCCAACCGAATCCCTATCAACAGGCGAACCCCTACCAACAGCCGGACCCCTACGCGTTACCAATCCAAACACCGTACGGCGGCGTTGTCCCCAGCTACAATCCCTACGGCCAGCAGCCAATGATGGCTCCGCCGCCCGTCATCGCCAATACGCCAAGCTACGGTTCCTACAATCCGTATCAACAACCAATGCTTGGCCCAACTCCGATGCAACAGCCGTACAATGCATACTATCCGCCGCCTCCCGGACCACCGCTGATCAGTTACGAGGCCAAGGAGCGAATGCGACAATTCATCTTCGCCATCATCCTCTTTGCCGTCATCGCGGCCATCCTCATCGTCGCCTTCGTGACCCTCTCGTCTTCGATCAAGCAGCAGCAAGCATCCCAAGGTGGATCGCCGTCGAGTTCATCTAGTGGGCCATCCATCGCGAACGGTGGGTCAGACAATCCTTCGGCCACGAATGATGCCAAGCCGCCTCCCGGCCGTAGTGGAGCCGAGCTAAGCGCCAACGCCGACAAAGCGCTCACTTACATTGCTCAAAGTAGTGGCCACGTTGCCGCCGGCGACGCCTACCAGCAGGCGGGAGACAACGCCAACGCTTACGACGAGTACGGCAAAGCGTTCAACATCCTATTGGCAAACAATGCCAGCCGAACCGACCTCCGTCAAGTCCTCTACAAAATGGAGGAAGTCGCCGCGCCCGGTTCTCCCGAGCGCGACAAAGTCGACGAAGAAATGGCCAAGCTGAACTAG
- a CDS encoding 9-O-acetylesterase, with amino-acid sequence MILACTVALAQTSSFGVASLFSDHMVLQREKPIAVWGWDQPGKVVKVTCGSEFAVGITMPTGKFRVFLPAMEAGGPYTVTVEGTGKKTISDVYVGEVWICSGQSNMEFTESNALDLNEAKQNTDPHVRMFTVTKNTSNKPLDDVTGSWAAASPDTIGSFSAVGYAFGRKLYSELKVPIGMIHTSWGGTVAEAWTGMDMLSTDPMTTNIYNRAKTALQSAPTGLDEYHAAVKVWQTKASPDFFGPRAMVEAGKEYDDSSWQAAEMPYSFPADFDGTIWFRKTVDLTAEQAKAATTLSLGAIDDYDMTFVNGQEVGRTDMTVPFWYSAFRKYSIQPGLMKAGKNVIAVRAYDGQGPGGFTSGKDALKLGDLPIGDGWKMKVEGARKPPLPDAGPEPQAPQTTSDPNFPSNLYNAMLYPLAPYSIRGAIWYQGESNADRAYQYRSLLPDMIRDWRGIFKQGDFPFYIVQLANFMKADENQFDSAWAELRDAQDYVGQMPNCGTATIIDIGNPNDIHPRDKKDVGERLARIAMRKDYHRDVEWQGPRFDSMSFSGSKVTVTLSHAGGLKTTDGQAPRAFAVAGEDKKWHWATATIDGSTVVLTSADVPNPVAVRYGWQDNPLVNLVNSDGLPAMPFRTDKWPMITQDRR; translated from the coding sequence ATGATCCTTGCATGCACCGTCGCTCTCGCCCAGACATCTAGCTTCGGCGTCGCCTCCCTCTTTTCCGACCACATGGTCCTCCAGCGCGAAAAGCCGATCGCGGTTTGGGGGTGGGACCAGCCGGGGAAGGTTGTGAAGGTGACCTGTGGGAGCGAGTTTGCGGTTGGCATCACGATGCCGACGGGCAAGTTTCGAGTGTTTTTGCCGGCGATGGAAGCGGGCGGACCTTACACGGTCACCGTCGAGGGAACGGGCAAGAAGACGATTTCGGACGTCTATGTGGGTGAAGTTTGGATCTGCTCGGGCCAGTCGAACATGGAATTCACCGAGTCGAACGCACTGGACCTGAACGAGGCGAAGCAGAACACCGACCCGCATGTGCGGATGTTTACGGTGACAAAGAATACGTCGAACAAACCGCTGGACGATGTGACGGGGAGTTGGGCGGCGGCTTCGCCGGACACCATTGGCTCGTTCTCGGCGGTGGGATATGCGTTTGGGCGAAAGCTGTACTCCGAGTTGAAGGTTCCGATCGGGATGATCCACACGTCGTGGGGTGGCACGGTGGCCGAGGCGTGGACGGGGATGGACATGCTATCCACCGACCCGATGACGACAAACATCTATAACCGGGCGAAAACGGCCCTGCAGAGCGCGCCGACGGGCCTGGACGAGTACCACGCGGCGGTGAAGGTGTGGCAAACGAAGGCTTCGCCAGACTTTTTTGGCCCGCGGGCGATGGTGGAGGCGGGCAAGGAATACGACGACAGCAGTTGGCAGGCGGCGGAGATGCCGTACAGTTTTCCGGCAGACTTTGACGGGACGATTTGGTTCCGAAAGACAGTGGACTTGACCGCCGAGCAGGCGAAGGCGGCTACTACGCTGAGCCTCGGCGCGATCGACGACTATGACATGACGTTCGTGAACGGCCAAGAGGTCGGGCGGACGGACATGACCGTCCCGTTTTGGTACAGCGCGTTTCGCAAGTATTCGATTCAGCCAGGTCTGATGAAGGCGGGTAAGAACGTGATTGCCGTTCGGGCGTACGACGGACAGGGGCCGGGCGGATTTACCTCGGGTAAGGATGCCTTGAAGCTGGGCGACTTGCCGATTGGCGACGGATGGAAGATGAAGGTGGAGGGAGCACGCAAGCCGCCGCTTCCCGACGCGGGTCCCGAGCCCCAGGCTCCGCAGACGACCAGCGATCCGAACTTCCCGTCGAACCTTTACAACGCAATGCTGTATCCGCTTGCGCCGTATAGCATTCGCGGGGCGATTTGGTACCAGGGCGAGTCGAACGCGGACCGGGCGTACCAATACCGTTCGCTGTTGCCGGACATGATTCGCGACTGGCGTGGCATCTTTAAGCAAGGCGATTTTCCGTTCTATATCGTCCAGTTAGCCAACTTCATGAAGGCGGACGAGAACCAGTTCGACTCGGCTTGGGCAGAGTTGCGGGATGCTCAGGACTATGTTGGCCAGATGCCGAACTGCGGGACGGCCACGATCATCGACATCGGCAATCCGAACGACATTCATCCGCGCGATAAGAAGGACGTGGGCGAGCGGCTGGCGAGAATCGCGATGCGCAAGGACTATCACCGAGACGTCGAGTGGCAGGGGCCGCGATTCGATTCGATGTCGTTTTCGGGATCGAAAGTGACGGTGACTTTGAGCCACGCGGGCGGTCTGAAGACGACCGATGGGCAAGCGCCGAGGGCGTTTGCGGTTGCGGGCGAGGACAAGAAGTGGCACTGGGCGACGGCGACGATCGATGGCAGCACGGTGGTGCTGACGAGCGCGGACGTGCCGAACCCGGTAGCGGTTCGCTATGGGTGGCAGGACAACCCGCTGGTGAACCTGGTGAACAGCGACGGGCTCCCGGCGATGCCATTCCGAACGGACAAGTGGCCGATGATCACCCAGGATCGGCGCTAG